In Chitinophaga nivalis, a single genomic region encodes these proteins:
- a CDS encoding HEAT repeat domain-containing protein has translation MRFVRNVKLFFREGNSDKTYEIDLCEVGPEQYLVNFRYGKRSGALKEGTKTSTPVSLAAATTIFDALEKEKRSKGYLGEQEAVQDLAFVPVDTNEVGNVQHRAILKRLQGALDGKSGYKTAWKTSRVIWKAGAYKVTEAVPYLIKLIERGDALQRYATLWALGKCGDPAAIPVLQSYADNGSYPLNIRMLAANALLLTLPEAEKAAHIQAYLQRLPEVFQQTIAGNNAREIFVLLHQRVFQRTEQEYPLLEDLYIVAAGNAAVKEALVAFLTQLPLRPAYFRHIRHLFKQAELRDDQGIVGLLATRFEREAAMFTNPGTRLDYDGEEYVPNAYVAELQQSFKASKELKRPDSKLAFSDKTRTYLNRRVLRNLQAMGAQEDMQYVRLATALLLQYEESRDASKEYEVRQYAYVNGRYTTVYKQYPANSKAVFLTYITRGNAPDLHLQQNGREWYFETPADADGKKPAATTLKGNPDALKTANKGNLITKLFGWLGGEKQAATSGTPPEFRPDVATPLVTATAASEVPFLALWQKMPQAFIQLLVSAKMEVVHIFAMEQLKAHPDYNHLKEKMDEGVIAGLLANTFSIPALFGLELAREKYNPAQPSLRLLDALVASPLEVARKQGLEWIAAQRQLCLGDMQFLIHLIFSPYADVRAFVRKELTPDLLPLEKARQLCASAIEGLLVLQAATPEGLANLQDACSVLEQHAAHALKETAISVIEDLLRSPVAACHAFAARLLLLKEGNFDFEQLSDSLLQNLLSNDYAPVRASGMDMLRILGSGVLVTRPELLLFTLVATHTDVRKGIRPLITQVVQLDNRMAVYLVNELVPRLMRKETAEGIHEDIAEVLSQELVAFLHDVDTATALRLLYANYRSAQTFGVLVLEKYIPAEALTLKQVIAAGNHELRQVREWSWRFFEQQLARIRYERDGAISLLDATWDDTRDFAKTFFRTHFTENDWTPETLVAIADSVRPDIQAFGRELLMRFFREEDGQNYLLKLSQHPSAAMQLFATGYLENYAADNLAYLQELEHFFRSVLSRVNKARAAKERIFRFLEKEALRSAPAATYIGNIIAAISATVSIGDKARCIEIMRNIHRHFPEIALPIQIETAAVREN, from the coding sequence ATGAGATTTGTTAGGAATGTAAAACTCTTTTTCCGCGAAGGAAACTCAGATAAGACCTATGAAATAGATCTTTGTGAAGTAGGACCGGAGCAGTATTTGGTGAACTTCCGTTATGGTAAACGCTCCGGCGCCCTGAAGGAAGGAACCAAAACAAGCACCCCGGTATCATTGGCTGCAGCCACTACTATCTTTGATGCGCTTGAAAAAGAAAAACGAAGCAAAGGCTATCTGGGAGAACAGGAAGCGGTGCAGGATCTGGCCTTCGTACCGGTAGACACCAACGAGGTAGGTAATGTACAACACCGCGCTATCCTGAAACGTTTGCAGGGAGCACTGGATGGAAAGTCGGGCTATAAAACCGCCTGGAAAACCTCTCGTGTTATCTGGAAAGCAGGTGCATATAAAGTAACCGAAGCAGTACCTTACCTGATCAAACTGATAGAAAGGGGAGATGCCCTGCAGCGATATGCCACCTTGTGGGCATTGGGTAAATGCGGCGATCCGGCTGCCATTCCGGTATTACAGTCCTACGCCGACAACGGTTCGTATCCGCTCAATATCCGGATGCTGGCTGCCAACGCGTTGTTACTGACATTGCCGGAGGCAGAAAAAGCAGCGCATATCCAGGCGTATTTGCAACGGCTGCCGGAAGTCTTCCAGCAAACCATCGCCGGCAACAACGCCCGCGAAATTTTTGTGTTATTACACCAAAGGGTATTTCAACGCACGGAACAAGAGTATCCGCTGCTGGAAGACCTGTATATAGTAGCTGCTGGTAATGCTGCTGTAAAAGAAGCCCTGGTGGCTTTCCTGACACAGTTACCATTGCGGCCTGCCTATTTCCGGCATATCCGTCACCTGTTCAAACAGGCAGAACTCCGCGATGACCAAGGGATCGTGGGGCTGCTGGCAACCCGTTTTGAACGCGAAGCCGCCATGTTTACCAATCCGGGTACCCGGCTGGACTACGACGGGGAGGAATACGTTCCCAATGCCTATGTGGCCGAGCTGCAACAAAGCTTCAAAGCCAGTAAGGAATTGAAACGTCCGGACAGCAAACTGGCTTTCTCCGATAAAACACGCACTTACCTGAACCGCCGTGTACTGCGTAACCTGCAGGCCATGGGAGCACAGGAAGACATGCAGTATGTGCGGCTGGCAACGGCTTTACTGCTGCAATACGAAGAAAGCAGGGATGCCAGCAAGGAATACGAAGTACGGCAGTATGCGTATGTCAATGGCCGTTATACCACTGTGTATAAACAATACCCGGCCAATTCCAAGGCTGTATTCCTGACCTATATTACCCGGGGAAATGCACCGGATCTGCACCTGCAGCAGAATGGACGGGAATGGTATTTTGAAACGCCGGCAGATGCTGATGGTAAAAAGCCCGCTGCGACCACGCTGAAAGGCAATCCGGACGCGCTGAAAACAGCCAACAAAGGTAACCTGATCACCAAATTATTTGGCTGGCTGGGTGGTGAAAAGCAGGCTGCCACTTCCGGCACACCGCCTGAATTCCGCCCCGATGTAGCTACACCACTGGTGACAGCTACCGCAGCCAGCGAAGTGCCTTTCCTGGCGTTGTGGCAAAAAATGCCACAGGCATTTATTCAGCTCCTGGTTTCCGCCAAAATGGAAGTCGTGCATATTTTCGCCATGGAGCAGCTGAAAGCACATCCGGATTACAACCACCTGAAAGAAAAGATGGATGAAGGCGTCATCGCCGGACTCCTCGCCAATACCTTTAGCATACCCGCTTTATTCGGTCTGGAACTGGCCCGGGAGAAATATAATCCTGCCCAACCTTCGTTGCGCCTCCTGGATGCCCTGGTAGCCAGTCCGCTGGAAGTGGCCCGTAAACAGGGACTGGAATGGATTGCAGCGCAGCGGCAACTTTGCCTGGGCGATATGCAATTCCTCATTCACCTGATCTTTTCGCCTTATGCAGATGTACGTGCGTTTGTGCGTAAAGAACTGACGCCGGACTTATTACCACTGGAAAAAGCCCGTCAGCTTTGTGCCAGCGCGATCGAAGGATTGCTGGTGCTGCAGGCGGCAACGCCAGAAGGCCTGGCTAATCTGCAGGATGCCTGCAGCGTGCTGGAGCAACATGCTGCCCATGCGTTGAAAGAAACGGCTATTTCCGTGATTGAAGACCTCCTGAGAAGTCCGGTGGCGGCCTGTCATGCTTTTGCGGCCCGCCTGCTGCTACTCAAGGAAGGTAACTTCGATTTTGAACAGCTGTCAGACAGTCTGCTGCAAAATCTCCTCTCCAATGACTATGCGCCGGTACGCGCATCCGGTATGGATATGCTGCGTATCCTGGGGTCAGGTGTATTGGTAACCCGCCCGGAACTCTTGCTGTTTACCCTGGTGGCCACGCATACGGATGTACGAAAAGGAATCCGTCCGCTGATTACGCAAGTGGTGCAATTGGATAACCGGATGGCTGTTTATCTCGTCAATGAACTGGTACCCCGGTTGATGCGGAAGGAGACTGCCGAAGGTATTCATGAAGATATTGCGGAAGTCCTCAGCCAGGAGCTGGTAGCCTTCCTGCACGACGTAGATACCGCTACCGCTTTACGTTTATTGTATGCCAACTACCGCTCAGCCCAGACCTTCGGCGTGCTGGTACTGGAGAAATATATTCCTGCCGAAGCATTGACCTTAAAACAGGTGATTGCCGCCGGTAACCACGAACTGCGCCAGGTACGGGAATGGAGCTGGCGTTTCTTTGAACAGCAGCTGGCCCGCATCCGTTATGAACGCGATGGCGCTATCAGCCTGCTGGATGCCACCTGGGACGATACCCGCGACTTTGCGAAAACATTTTTCCGGACTCACTTCACGGAAAATGACTGGACACCGGAAACGCTGGTGGCCATCGCCGATAGCGTACGCCCGGATATCCAGGCATTTGGCCGCGAGCTGCTGATGCGTTTCTTCCGGGAAGAAGACGGACAAAACTACCTGCTGAAACTAAGCCAGCACCCCAGTGCGGCGATGCAGCTCTTTG
- a CDS encoding YeiH family protein, producing MQPPKKLHEDWIAVILAFLTIGLVIAGLRPALPRYSWSSGGDLWHQISDTANLLKAGTLFLWVLGSLLLARFLARDYQPAALFRGLVTIVLISLLAQLITSNKQLKDLGLEVVLFSLLLGLFISNVIGLPAWVKPALQTELYIKIGLVLLGTNVIFGDILEAGLLGIIQSVLVVFTVWYFTFWLCKMLGLDDEFRMMISSAVSICGVSAAIATSGAIEGDNKKLSHVISLVMIVAIPMMLFMPYIANWAGMSPAVAGAWLGGTIDTSGAVVAAGTVLGKEALKYATIVKFSQNVLLGIAAFLISLYWSYNKKKANYEKPTLRTIWDRFPKFVLGFMAASLLFSFVLPAPVVAAVKGPLKELQTYWFALAFTCIGLETTFKDIFSMENGKPALAFIIAQLFNIFFTLIVAYLVFK from the coding sequence ATGCAACCACCCAAAAAATTACATGAAGACTGGATAGCGGTCATCCTCGCTTTTCTGACTATCGGCCTGGTTATCGCCGGCCTGCGACCGGCATTGCCCAGGTATAGCTGGAGCAGTGGCGGAGATCTCTGGCACCAGATCAGCGATACTGCCAATCTGCTGAAAGCCGGCACCCTGTTTCTATGGGTACTGGGCAGCTTGCTGCTGGCCCGTTTCCTGGCACGCGACTACCAGCCGGCAGCCTTATTCAGGGGCCTCGTTACCATTGTATTGATTTCTTTGCTGGCACAGCTCATTACTTCCAACAAACAGCTGAAAGACCTGGGACTGGAAGTGGTACTTTTCAGTTTGTTGCTGGGATTGTTTATCAGCAACGTTATCGGGCTACCTGCCTGGGTTAAACCAGCCCTGCAAACGGAATTATATATTAAAATCGGATTGGTACTACTGGGTACCAACGTGATCTTCGGCGATATCCTGGAGGCCGGGCTGTTGGGGATTATTCAGTCGGTACTGGTGGTATTTACGGTATGGTACTTTACTTTCTGGCTCTGTAAGATGCTGGGCCTCGATGATGAATTCCGGATGATGATTTCCAGTGCAGTATCTATATGTGGCGTTTCTGCTGCGATAGCTACCTCCGGTGCCATCGAAGGCGACAATAAAAAATTATCGCATGTGATTTCTCTGGTGATGATTGTGGCGATTCCGATGATGCTGTTTATGCCTTATATCGCCAATTGGGCGGGGATGTCGCCGGCCGTGGCGGGCGCCTGGCTGGGTGGCACCATCGATACTTCCGGGGCTGTGGTAGCTGCCGGCACCGTGCTGGGTAAGGAAGCGCTTAAGTATGCCACGATTGTGAAGTTCTCCCAGAATGTGCTGCTGGGCATTGCCGCCTTCCTGATTTCATTGTACTGGTCATATAATAAGAAGAAGGCCAACTACGAGAAGCCTACCCTCCGCACCATCTGGGACCGGTTCCCGAAATTTGTGCTGGGTTTTATGGCTGCCTCGCTCCTGTTTTCTTTCGTATTGCCGGCACCGGTAGTAGCGGCAGTAAAAGGTCCTTTGAAAGAATTACAGACCTACTGGTTTGCCCTGGCCTTTACCTGTATCGGACTGGAAACCACCTTCAAGGATATTTTCAGTATGGAAAACGGTAAACCGGCATTGGCGTTTATTATTGCTCAGCTGTTCAATATCTTTTTCACCCTGATCGTTGCCTACCTGGTATTTAAATAA
- the ychF gene encoding redox-regulated ATPase YchF translates to MALQVGIVGLPNVGKSTLFNAVSNSAKAQASNYRFCTIEPNVGQVDVPDERMAKLAELVVPDRVVPTTIEFVDIAGLVKGASKGEGLGNKFLANIREVDAIVHVIRCFEDENILREEGAINPVGDKEIIDTELQLKDLESVEKKVARTEKMAKTGGDAKAKAEFEILKKCQEHLEKGRNIRELALSKEDRVAIADLFLLTEKPVLYVANVDEASLHTGNKYSEALKQGVAAEHAQVIVMNNTIEAQISEMEEPADKELFLSEYGLTEPGLNRLIRSAYNLLELITYFTAGVQEVRAWTIHKGWKAPQAASVIHTDFEKGFIKAEVIAYEDYVKYGSESACRDNGRLRIEGKEYIVADGDVMHFRFNV, encoded by the coding sequence ATGGCTTTGCAAGTTGGAATTGTAGGATTGCCGAATGTAGGGAAATCGACTTTGTTTAATGCGGTGAGCAACAGCGCTAAGGCGCAGGCCAGTAACTACCGCTTTTGTACGATAGAACCAAACGTAGGACAGGTAGATGTACCTGATGAGCGGATGGCTAAACTGGCTGAACTGGTGGTGCCTGACAGGGTAGTACCCACTACGATTGAGTTTGTGGATATTGCCGGTCTGGTAAAAGGCGCCAGTAAAGGAGAAGGTCTGGGAAATAAATTCCTGGCCAACATCCGCGAAGTAGATGCTATCGTTCACGTGATCCGTTGTTTTGAAGATGAAAACATCCTCCGTGAAGAAGGTGCAATTAACCCGGTAGGCGACAAGGAAATCATCGATACGGAACTGCAGCTGAAAGACCTGGAAAGTGTTGAAAAGAAAGTAGCACGTACAGAAAAGATGGCAAAAACCGGTGGCGATGCAAAAGCCAAAGCGGAATTTGAAATCCTGAAGAAATGCCAGGAACACCTGGAGAAAGGTCGCAATATCCGTGAACTGGCACTCAGCAAAGAAGACAGGGTAGCGATCGCCGACCTGTTCCTGCTGACGGAAAAACCAGTGTTATATGTGGCGAATGTGGATGAAGCTTCCCTGCACACAGGTAATAAATACTCCGAAGCATTAAAACAAGGCGTAGCTGCTGAACATGCACAGGTAATTGTGATGAACAATACCATTGAAGCCCAGATCTCCGAAATGGAAGAACCGGCGGATAAGGAACTGTTCCTGAGCGAATATGGTCTGACCGAACCAGGTCTGAACCGCCTGATCCGCTCTGCCTACAACCTGCTGGAGCTGATCACCTACTTTACAGCGGGTGTACAGGAAGTACGCGCCTGGACTATTCATAAAGGATGGAAAGCACCGCAGGCTGCGAGTGTGATCCACACTGACTTTGAGAAAGGCTTTATTAAAGCGGAAGTAATTGCCTACGAAGACTACGTAAAATATGGTTCTGAATCCGCTTGTCGGGATAATGGCCGCTTACGTATCGAAGGCAAGGAATATATAGTAGCTGACGGAGATGTAATGCACTTCCGTTTCAACGTATAA
- a CDS encoding nucleoside recognition domain-containing protein, producing MALNYVWLGFFLIAFVVAVFKSVFLHDTAIFGQIMNGMLTSAKTGAEISLGLAGVMTLWLGIMRIGEVAGMINRFSRLVNPFFSKLFPQVPKGHPAMGSMMMNFSASMLGLDNAATPMGLKAMKELQEINPHPEMASNPQIMFLVLNTAGVILIPTSVIALRMAAGAANPADIFIPTLISTFVAFIIGMFTVSLYQRINLFKLPVLVFLAGFVAVVTALWFWVRQMPAAEIGPKTASLGGFIIFGIVVTFLVAGMVKKINVYDAFIEGAKEGFQVSVRIIPYLVGMLVAISVFRTTGCMDYIINAIAALFAAVGFNTDFVPVLPVAFMKPLSGGGARGLMIEVMNQYGADSFQGKLASVIQGTTETTFYVLAVYFGSVNIKLTRYALAAGLIADFCGMLAAILLGYLFFH from the coding sequence ATGGCATTAAACTACGTTTGGCTGGGCTTTTTCCTGATTGCATTTGTTGTGGCGGTATTTAAATCTGTGTTTTTGCACGACACTGCTATCTTTGGCCAGATCATGAACGGTATGCTTACCAGCGCTAAAACCGGGGCGGAGATATCCCTGGGGCTGGCCGGCGTGATGACCCTGTGGCTGGGTATTATGCGGATCGGCGAAGTCGCCGGTATGATCAACCGCTTCTCCCGGCTGGTAAATCCCTTCTTCTCCAAGCTGTTTCCGCAGGTCCCGAAAGGGCATCCGGCAATGGGTTCTATGATGATGAACTTCTCCGCCAGTATGCTGGGCCTGGACAATGCCGCTACGCCCATGGGGCTCAAAGCCATGAAAGAGCTGCAGGAAATCAATCCCCATCCGGAGATGGCCAGCAACCCCCAGATTATGTTCCTGGTGCTGAATACCGCCGGGGTGATCCTGATTCCTACTTCGGTGATCGCATTGCGGATGGCGGCCGGTGCAGCCAATCCTGCCGACATCTTCATTCCTACCCTGATCTCTACTTTTGTGGCCTTTATTATAGGTATGTTTACCGTTTCCCTCTACCAGCGCATCAACCTGTTCAAACTGCCGGTATTGGTATTCCTGGCTGGTTTTGTAGCCGTGGTTACCGCACTCTGGTTTTGGGTACGTCAGATGCCGGCTGCAGAAATAGGCCCTAAAACGGCCTCCCTGGGCGGCTTTATCATTTTCGGCATTGTGGTTACTTTTCTCGTGGCCGGGATGGTAAAAAAAATCAATGTATATGATGCCTTTATAGAAGGCGCCAAAGAAGGGTTTCAGGTATCTGTCCGGATCATTCCCTACCTGGTGGGGATGCTGGTGGCTATCAGCGTATTCCGCACCACCGGTTGTATGGACTATATTATTAATGCGATTGCCGCCTTATTTGCGGCGGTGGGTTTCAACACCGATTTCGTACCGGTATTACCGGTAGCCTTTATGAAACCGCTGAGTGGCGGTGGCGCACGGGGACTGATGATTGAAGTGATGAACCAGTACGGTGCAGACTCCTTCCAGGGGAAACTGGCCAGCGTTATACAGGGAACGACGGAAACCACGTTCTACGTATTGGCTGTGTATTTTGGCTCTGTTAATATTAAACTCACCAGATATGCCCTTGCTGCCGGACTGATTGCCGACTTCTGTGGCATGCTGGCAGCCATATTACTGGGTTATTTATTTTTCCATTGA
- a CDS encoding thiamine-binding protein, producing MNNKINLALQILPSVPSEEVYAVVDEAIAVIKASGVKYRVCPFETVMEGTYDELMEVVRKTQEVCFKAGASQLLVYIKMQIKKDQDVTIEEKTGKYD from the coding sequence ATGAATAATAAGATCAATTTGGCCCTCCAGATCCTTCCCAGCGTACCTTCAGAAGAGGTATATGCCGTCGTGGATGAAGCCATTGCTGTCATTAAAGCATCCGGCGTAAAGTACAGGGTATGTCCCTTTGAAACTGTGATGGAAGGTACCTACGATGAGCTGATGGAAGTAGTCCGGAAGACCCAGGAAGTATGCTTTAAAGCCGGCGCTTCCCAGTTGCTGGTGTATATAAAAATGCAGATAAAAAAAGACCAGGACGTAACGATAGAAGAGAAGACCGGGAAGTACGACTAA